The following proteins are encoded in a genomic region of Grus americana isolate bGruAme1 chromosome 5, bGruAme1.mat, whole genome shotgun sequence:
- the LOC129206580 gene encoding acyl-CoA (8-3)-desaturase-like has translation MEDSEPGRALRRFTWEEIGQRNGRGSPPQERWLVIERKVYDISSFCRRHPGGSRVISHYAGQDATDPFIAFHLDKTLVRKYMSPLLIGELAPDQPSFEPSKNKKLVEDFRELRATVEKMGLLNPNRTFFILYLCHILVLDVAAWLTIWYFGASTVPFLFSAVLLGTVQAQAGWLQHDFGHLSVFSKSRWNHWVHKFVIGHLKGAPASWWNHLHFQHHAKPNCFRKDPDVNMHPLFFALGKTLSVELGVQKKKFMPYNHQHKYFFIIGPPALVPLYFQWYIFYFVVQRKQWVDLAWMLTFYIRFFLTYLPLLGVKGILGLHLLVRFIESNWFVWITQMNHIPMHIDYDKNEDWFSTQLQATCNVHQSLFNDWFSGHLNFQIEHHLFPTMPRHNYWKVAPLVKSLCAKHGIEYQCKPLLTAFADIVHSLKDSGELWLDAYLHK, from the exons ATGGAGGACTCGGAGCCCGGCCGGGCGCTCCGGCGCTTTACCTGGGAGGAGATCGGGCAGCGCAACGGGCGGGGGTCGCCGCCTCAGGAACGGTGGCTGGTGATCGAGAGGAAGGTGTACGACATCAGCAGCTTCTGCCGGAGGCACCCGGGAGGCTCCCGCGTTATCAGCCACTACGCCGGGCAGGACGCCACG GACCCTTTCATAGCATTTCATCTTGACAAGACGCTAGTAAGAAAGTACATGAGCCCACTCTTAATTGGGGAACTGGCACCAGATCAACCCAGCTTTGAGCCCAGCAAGAAT AAAAAGCTGGTAGAAGATTTCCGTGAACTCCGTGCAACCGTTGAGAAGATGGGGCTTCTCAACCCCAACCGCACCTTTTTCATCCTGTATCTCTGTCACATCTTGGTGTTGGATGTTGCAGCTTGGCTCACCATCTGGTATTTTGGAGCATCCACAGtgcctttcctcttctctgcagtgcttctAGGCACTGTCCAG GCCCAGGCTGGCTGGCTCCAGCATGATTTTGGACACCTTTCAGTCTTTAGCAAGTCAAGATGGAACCACTGGGTGCACAAGTTCGTGATCGGCCATCTGAAG GGAGCACCAGCCAGCTGGTGGAATCACCTCCACTTCCAACACCACGCTAAACCCAACTGCTTCCGAAAGGACCCTGACGTTAACATGCACCCcttattttttgctttgggaAAGACACTCTCTGTAGAG CTTGGtgtacaaaagaagaaattcatGCCTTATAACCACCAGCACAAGTACTTCTTCATCA TTGGTCCTCCGGCTCTGGTGCCTCTTTACTTCCAGTGGTACATATTCTACTTTGTGGTACAGCGGAAACAGTGGGTG GACCTGGCCTGGATGCTGACCTTCTACATCCGATTCTTTCTCACCTACTTGCCCTTACTGGGGGTGAAGGGTATCCTGGGCCTTCATCTGTTAGTCAG GTTTATAGAGAGCAACTGGTTTGTCTGGATTACGCAAATGAATCACATCCCAATGCACATCGATTACGATAAGAATGAGGACTGGTTCTCTACCCAG CTCCAGGCAACCTGTAATGTTCATCAGTCCTTATTCAATGACTGGTTTAGTGGACATCTGAACTTCCAAATCGAGCACCA CCTTTTTCCTACGATGCCTCGACACAACTACTGGAAGGTGGCCCCTTTGGTGAAGTCCCTGTGTGCCAAGCACGGTATTGAGTATCAGTGCAAGCCATTGCTCACCGCCTTTGCGGACATAGTGCA CTCTTTGAAAGATTCAGGGGAGCTCTGGCTTGATGCCTATCTACATAAATAA